The following are encoded in a window of Oncorhynchus keta strain PuntledgeMale-10-30-2019 chromosome 10, Oket_V2, whole genome shotgun sequence genomic DNA:
- the LOC118364850 gene encoding ATPase family AAA domain-containing protein 5-like isoform X2 codes for MVPCHFGGSYDEVPLSVSRSTSRLHRFKQNRFPEARTSLIKDRSCSDPPNNVIVISDSNCSSADTAFRGRAVMGSVDLAQVTSRCHGAGVGLGSGQSEIACTLTIQTAVQSASGTTRVSDEKVATIFTRKRDTNKANSPQHSQRWILNWCSRSTLKHNQTERKGSITSGWREKLSGTARKGSLEEVKLSNPLFPVRRVFTMLLKKYKHKILESESPEAEIGATSASFVGKRKHQNEKEDPETVHKRQRSSPGLEETSLTGYSPSLEHQVRGSLIPSSRGQPGRSRLSRTQRLRQQQRESRGLGIGHELTPNPPNQAESPQKVYPAQPQQCIRRVHNIEDLLWTEKYRPQHSSEVIGNSVSVKKLHSWLKKWKRRADCEERRKERDRKLEENTNSNDSWDCGDFQGEARVEEDGEEDLCSTMLITGPPGIGKTASVYACAQELGFKVFEVNASSQRSGRHILTQLKEATQSHLVEIQGSTTFKPSHLSSYNNTSTKSDTVAGKVASPRKVFSSYRKRPQPPRSSHHKRGGSAASMMLANFFKKKSNAEITNLDGPSLSTKQDEHLPNSFVSLKTVKKADIINPPLVSQLSPDIEEPPTGSRSKRMSTSLILFEEVDVVFDDDVGFLTAIKTFMTTTKRPVILTTSDPSFKAKFDGNFEAILFKTPSVVNVCSYLQLLCLAENIRMDAGDITSLVTLNQMDIRRSLLQLQLWVCSGGGQASQRATPLKDPAGGVHGMEDIAVGENTSPRHPPCDVGCTQSMLGLLNSGLGHDLQTTLKCQSWAKPDTIKLMEILTESWRRGVALLYSNLELLLPLPVRTQPSPLLTPKKVTPPRLQSEPTPPDIHHPQIPLILDQTSPVKVSSGSRLRKKCVPTSDSRSAHSMLVKPYRASLSLRRAHPSVSNITEIVNDKLQTEKAADGLVYHCLDAMTDFMDLMSFVDTSLQSDSSHKAGPCRPGAFLWTGAEVKDGLLDEMREEDGGCRWWCERTLEIQAAVEGLGFHRCLARVSEGWTGSQRLEGEQRGRVMEKLTLPVALPRQSFNVNQTTSCDPSVVERRYDIIRTVLSSRAFCTLGNKQAVAVDYLPVLRTMCQSERTQQGQGRIHLGLPKATVRLLADDFP; via the exons ATGGTGCCTTGTCATTTTGGGGGGTCTTATGATGAGgtgcctctctctgtgtcacgGTCAACCAGTAGGCTGCACAGATTCAAGCAGAACAGATTCCCTGAAGCAAGAACAAGCCTCATCAAGGATCGCTCCTGCTCAGACCCTCCTAATAATGTAATAGTGATTTCAGACTCAAACTGCTCCAGTGCTGACACGGCATTCAGGGGCAGGGCAGTGATGGGGTCTGTGGACCTGGCTCAAGTCACTAGCCGATGCCATGGAGCAGGAGTTGGACTCGGATCTGGTCAGAGTGAAATAGCATGTACCCTCACAATTCAAACAGCGGTGCAGTCTGCCTCTGGGACAACCAGGGTCTCGGATGAGAAAGTGGCAACCATTTTCACCAGGAAACGGGACACTAATAAGGCCAATAGTCCCCAACACTCACAGAGATGGATTTTGAATTGGTGTTCCAGGTCAACACTTAAACACAACCAGACTGAGAGGAAGGGGTCAATTACTTCTGGCTGGAGAGAGAAGTTGTCAGGGACTGCCCGCAAGGGGTCTCTTGAAGAGGTCAAATTgtctaacccactgttcccagtgaGAAGAGTCTTCACTATGCTGCTGAAGAAATACAAACATAAAATTCTGGAGTCAGAAAGTCCCG AGGCAGAGATAGGCGCTACATCTGCTAGCTTTGTAGGAAAGAGGAAACATCAGAATGAGAAGGAGGATCCTGAAACCGTACACAAGCGCCAAAGGTCTAGCCCGGGATTAGAGGAGACCAGCTTGACTGGGTACAGTCCCTCTTTAGAACACCAAGTCAGGGGGTCTCTTATCCCCTCTTCCAGGGGTCAGCCTGGAAGAAGCAGGCTGAGCCGAACACAAAGACTCAGGCAGCAACAGCGGGAAAGTCGAGGTCTGGGGATAGGTCATGAACTGACCCCTAACCCACCAAACCAAGCAGAATCTCCTCAGAAGGTGTATCCTGCCCAACCACAGCAATGCATTCGGAGAG TTCACAACATTGAGGATTTGCTGTGGACAGAGAAGTACCGCCCTCAGCACTCCAGTGAGGTAATAGGCAATTCTGTCTCTGTAAAGAAGTTACACAG TTGGTTAAAGAAATGGAAACGGAGAGCTGactgtgaagagaggagaaaagagcgAGACAGGAAACTTGAGGAAAACACCAACAGCAatg ACTCGTGGGACTGTGGTGACTTCCAGGGAGAGGCTAGAGTGGAGGAGGACGGGGAGGAAGATCTGTGTAGCACCATGCTGATCACAGGACCTCCAGGGATCGGCAAGACTGCCTCAGTATACGCCTGCGCTCAGGAGCTAGGCTTCAAG GTGTTCGAAGTGAACGCCTCCTCCCAGCGCAGTGGTCGCCACATCCTCACTCAACTGAAGGAGGCCACCCAATCTCACCTGGTGGAGATCCAGGGAAGCACCACCTTCAAACCATCTCATCTCAGTAGCTACAACAACACTTCAACTAAATCTGACACAGTAGCTG GTAAAGTGGCCTCTCCAAGAAAGGTTTTCTCATCCTATAGGAAGAGGCCTCAGCCCCCTCGTAGCTCCCACCATAAGAGAGGTGGCAGTGCAGCCTCCATGATGCTGGCTAACTTCTTCAAGAAGAAGAGTAATGCAGAGATCACAAACTTAGATGGCCCTTCGTTATCTACAAAACAGGATGAGCACCTACCAAACA GTTTTGTCTCTCTCAAGACTGTGAAGAAGGCAGATATTATTAACCCTCCGTTAGTCAGTCAACTGTCACCAGACATTGAAGAGCCACCAACAGGTAGCCGGAGTAAAAGGATGTCCACATCACTCATTCTATTTGAAGAG GTTGACGTTGTATTTGATGATGATGTGGGATTCCTCACAGCAATCAAGACCTTCATGACGACAACCAAGAGACCTGTGATACTGACcactagtg ATCCCTCCTTCAAGGCAAAGTTTGACGGCAACTTTGAAGCGATCCTTTTTAAAACCCCTTCAGTA GTGAACGTTTGCAGTTATCTGCAGCTGCTGTGTCTGGCTGAGAACATCAGGATGGATGCTGGGGACATCACCTCTCTGGTGACCCTGAACCAGATGGACATCAGACGTAGCCTATTGCAGCTGCAGCTCTGGGTCTGCAGTGGAGGAGGACAAGCATCTCAGAGGGCAACCCCACTGAAGGACCCTGCAGGTGGTGTGCATGGAA TGGAAGACATTGCAGTGGGTGAAAATACTTCTCCCCGCCATCCGCCCTGTGACGTGGGCTGCACTCAGAGCATGCTGGGGCTCCTGAACTCTGGCCTCGGCCATGACCTGCAGACCACTCTAAAG TGCCAGTCCTGGGCTAAACCAGACACCATCAAGCTGATGGAGATCCTTActgagagctggaggagaggtgtAGCTTTGCTCTACTCAAACCTAGAGCTCCTCCTTCCCCTACCAGTCAGGACCCAGCCcagtcctctcctcaccccaaaGAAAGTGACTCCCCCTAGGCTTCAGAGTGAGCCAACACCCCCTGACATCCACCACCCTCAGATCCCACTGATCCTGGATCAGACCAGTCCAGTTAAGGTGTCCTCTGGCTCCAGGCTGAGAAAGAAATGTGTGCCAACATCTGATTCCAGATCAGCTCACAGCATGTTAGTAAAGCCTTACAGAGCCTCACTGTCTCTGAGGAGGGCTCATCCAAGTGTATCAAATATTACTGAGATTGTTAATGACAAACTTCAAACTGAGAAGGCGGCAGATGGCTTGGTGTACCACTGCTTAGATGCAATGACTGACTTTATGGACCTCATGTCCTTTGTTGATACCTCTCTACAGAGTGATTCTTCACATAAGGCTGGCCCATGCAGACCAGGGGCTTTTCTCTGGACAGGGGCAGAGGTTAAGGATGGACTGctagatgagatgagagaggaggatgggggctgTAGGTGGTGGTGTGAGAGGACTTTGGAGATCCAGGCTGCAGTAGAGGGCCTGGGCTTCCACAGGTGCCTTGCCAGGGTGTCTGAGGGGTGGACTGGATCCCAGAGGCTGGAGGGGGAGCAGAGGGGGAGGGTGATGGAGAAACTCACCCTCCCTGTCGCCCTACCCAGACAAAGTTTCAATGTCAATCAGACCACTTCCTGTGATCCTAG TGTGGTCGAAAGGAGATATGACATCATCAGAACCGTCCTCTCAAGCAGAGCCTTTTGCACCTTGGGAAACAAGCAAGCTGTTGCTGTGGACTACCTGCCTGTCCTCCGCACCATGTGCCAATCAGAGAGAACTCAGCAGGGCCAAGGCCG TATTCACCTTGGCCTCCCTAAGGCTACTGTGAGACTCCTTGCAGATGATTTCCCATGA
- the LOC118364850 gene encoding ATPase family AAA domain-containing protein 5-like isoform X3: MVPCHFGGSYDEVPLSVSRSTSRLHRFKQNRFPEARTSLIKDRSCSDPPNNVIVISDSNCSSADTAFRGRAVMGSVDLAQVTSRCHGAGVGLGSGQSEIACTLTIQTAVQSASGTTRVSDEKVATIFTRKRDTNKANSPQHSQRWILNWCSRSTLKHNQTERKGSITSGWREKLSGTARKGSLEEVKLSNPLFPVRRVFTMLLKKYKHKILESESPEAEIGATSASFVGKRKHQNEKEDPETVHKRQRSSPGLEETSLTGYSPSLEHQVRGSLIPSSRGQPGRSRLSRTQRLRQQQRESRGLGIGHELTPNPPNQAESPQKVYPAQPQQCIRRVHNIEDLLWTEKYRPQHSSEVIGNSVSVKKLHSWLKKWKRRADCEERRKERDRKLEENTNSNDSWDCGDFQGEARVEEDGEEDLCSTMLITGPPGIGKTASVYACAQELGFKVFEVNASSQRSGRHILTQLKEATQSHLVEIQGSTTFKPSHLSSYNNTSTKSDTVAGKVASPRKVFSSYRKRPQPPRSSHHKRGGSAASMMLANFFKKKSNAEITNLDGPSLSTKQDEHLPNSFVSLKTVKKADIINPPLVSQLSPDIEEPPTGSRSKRMSTSLILFEEVDVVFDDDVGFLTAIKTFMTTTKRPVILTTSDPSFKAKFDGNFEAILFKTPSVVNVCSYLQLLCLAENIRMDAGDITSLVTLNQMDIRRSLLQLQLWVCSGGGQASQRATPLKDPAGGVHGMEDIAVGENTSPRHPPCDVGCTQSMLGLLNSGLGHDLQTTLKCQSWAKPDTIKLMEILTESWRRGVALLYSNLELLLPLPVRTQPSPLLTPKKVTPPRLQSEPTPPDIHHPQIPLILDQTSPVKVSSGSRLRKKCVPTSDSRSAHSIVILHIRLAHADQGLFSGQGQRLRMDC; this comes from the exons ATGGTGCCTTGTCATTTTGGGGGGTCTTATGATGAGgtgcctctctctgtgtcacgGTCAACCAGTAGGCTGCACAGATTCAAGCAGAACAGATTCCCTGAAGCAAGAACAAGCCTCATCAAGGATCGCTCCTGCTCAGACCCTCCTAATAATGTAATAGTGATTTCAGACTCAAACTGCTCCAGTGCTGACACGGCATTCAGGGGCAGGGCAGTGATGGGGTCTGTGGACCTGGCTCAAGTCACTAGCCGATGCCATGGAGCAGGAGTTGGACTCGGATCTGGTCAGAGTGAAATAGCATGTACCCTCACAATTCAAACAGCGGTGCAGTCTGCCTCTGGGACAACCAGGGTCTCGGATGAGAAAGTGGCAACCATTTTCACCAGGAAACGGGACACTAATAAGGCCAATAGTCCCCAACACTCACAGAGATGGATTTTGAATTGGTGTTCCAGGTCAACACTTAAACACAACCAGACTGAGAGGAAGGGGTCAATTACTTCTGGCTGGAGAGAGAAGTTGTCAGGGACTGCCCGCAAGGGGTCTCTTGAAGAGGTCAAATTgtctaacccactgttcccagtgaGAAGAGTCTTCACTATGCTGCTGAAGAAATACAAACATAAAATTCTGGAGTCAGAAAGTCCCG AGGCAGAGATAGGCGCTACATCTGCTAGCTTTGTAGGAAAGAGGAAACATCAGAATGAGAAGGAGGATCCTGAAACCGTACACAAGCGCCAAAGGTCTAGCCCGGGATTAGAGGAGACCAGCTTGACTGGGTACAGTCCCTCTTTAGAACACCAAGTCAGGGGGTCTCTTATCCCCTCTTCCAGGGGTCAGCCTGGAAGAAGCAGGCTGAGCCGAACACAAAGACTCAGGCAGCAACAGCGGGAAAGTCGAGGTCTGGGGATAGGTCATGAACTGACCCCTAACCCACCAAACCAAGCAGAATCTCCTCAGAAGGTGTATCCTGCCCAACCACAGCAATGCATTCGGAGAG TTCACAACATTGAGGATTTGCTGTGGACAGAGAAGTACCGCCCTCAGCACTCCAGTGAGGTAATAGGCAATTCTGTCTCTGTAAAGAAGTTACACAG TTGGTTAAAGAAATGGAAACGGAGAGCTGactgtgaagagaggagaaaagagcgAGACAGGAAACTTGAGGAAAACACCAACAGCAatg ACTCGTGGGACTGTGGTGACTTCCAGGGAGAGGCTAGAGTGGAGGAGGACGGGGAGGAAGATCTGTGTAGCACCATGCTGATCACAGGACCTCCAGGGATCGGCAAGACTGCCTCAGTATACGCCTGCGCTCAGGAGCTAGGCTTCAAG GTGTTCGAAGTGAACGCCTCCTCCCAGCGCAGTGGTCGCCACATCCTCACTCAACTGAAGGAGGCCACCCAATCTCACCTGGTGGAGATCCAGGGAAGCACCACCTTCAAACCATCTCATCTCAGTAGCTACAACAACACTTCAACTAAATCTGACACAGTAGCTG GTAAAGTGGCCTCTCCAAGAAAGGTTTTCTCATCCTATAGGAAGAGGCCTCAGCCCCCTCGTAGCTCCCACCATAAGAGAGGTGGCAGTGCAGCCTCCATGATGCTGGCTAACTTCTTCAAGAAGAAGAGTAATGCAGAGATCACAAACTTAGATGGCCCTTCGTTATCTACAAAACAGGATGAGCACCTACCAAACA GTTTTGTCTCTCTCAAGACTGTGAAGAAGGCAGATATTATTAACCCTCCGTTAGTCAGTCAACTGTCACCAGACATTGAAGAGCCACCAACAGGTAGCCGGAGTAAAAGGATGTCCACATCACTCATTCTATTTGAAGAG GTTGACGTTGTATTTGATGATGATGTGGGATTCCTCACAGCAATCAAGACCTTCATGACGACAACCAAGAGACCTGTGATACTGACcactagtg ATCCCTCCTTCAAGGCAAAGTTTGACGGCAACTTTGAAGCGATCCTTTTTAAAACCCCTTCAGTA GTGAACGTTTGCAGTTATCTGCAGCTGCTGTGTCTGGCTGAGAACATCAGGATGGATGCTGGGGACATCACCTCTCTGGTGACCCTGAACCAGATGGACATCAGACGTAGCCTATTGCAGCTGCAGCTCTGGGTCTGCAGTGGAGGAGGACAAGCATCTCAGAGGGCAACCCCACTGAAGGACCCTGCAGGTGGTGTGCATGGAA TGGAAGACATTGCAGTGGGTGAAAATACTTCTCCCCGCCATCCGCCCTGTGACGTGGGCTGCACTCAGAGCATGCTGGGGCTCCTGAACTCTGGCCTCGGCCATGACCTGCAGACCACTCTAAAG TGCCAGTCCTGGGCTAAACCAGACACCATCAAGCTGATGGAGATCCTTActgagagctggaggagaggtgtAGCTTTGCTCTACTCAAACCTAGAGCTCCTCCTTCCCCTACCAGTCAGGACCCAGCCcagtcctctcctcaccccaaaGAAAGTGACTCCCCCTAGGCTTCAGAGTGAGCCAACACCCCCTGACATCCACCACCCTCAGATCCCACTGATCCTGGATCAGACCAGTCCAGTTAAGGTGTCCTCTGGCTCCAGGCTGAGAAAGAAATGTGTGCCAACATCTGATTCCAGATCAGCTCACAGCAT AGTGATTCTTCACATAAGGCTGGCCCATGCAGACCAGGGGCTTTTCTCTGGACAGGGGCAGAGGTTAAGGATGGACTGctag
- the LOC118364850 gene encoding ATPase family AAA domain-containing protein 5-like isoform X1: MVPCHFGGSYDEVPLSVSRSTSRLHRFKQNRFPEARTSLIKDRSCSDPPNNVIVISDSNCSSADTAFRGRAVMGSVDLAQVTSRCHGAGVGLGSGQSEIACTLTIQTAVQSASGTTRVSDEKVATIFTRKRDTNKANSPQHSQRWILNWCSRSTLKHNQTERKGSITSGWREKLSGTARKGSLEEVKLSNPLFPVRRVFTMLLKKYKHKILESESPEAEIGATSASFVGKRKHQNEKEDPETVHKRQRSSPGLEETSLTGYSPSLEHQVRGSLIPSSRGQPGRSRLSRTQRLRQQQRESRGLGIGHELTPNPPNQAESPQKVYPAQPQQCIRRVHNIEDLLWTEKYRPQHSSEVIGNSVSVKKLHSWLKKWKRRADCEERRKERDRKLEENTNSNDSWDCGDFQGEARVEEDGEEDLCSTMLITGPPGIGKTASVYACAQELGFKVFEVNASSQRSGRHILTQLKEATQSHLVEIQGSTTFKPSHLSSYNNTSTKSDTVAGKVASPRKVFSSYRKRPQPPRSSHHKRGGSAASMMLANFFKKKSNAEITNLDGPSLSTKQDEHLPNSFVSLKTVKKADIINPPLVSQLSPDIEEPPTGSRSKRMSTSLILFEEVDVVFDDDVGFLTAIKTFMTTTKRPVILTTSDPSFKAKFDGNFEAILFKTPSVVNVCSYLQLLCLAENIRMDAGDITSLVTLNQMDIRRSLLQLQLWVCSGGGQASQRATPLKDPAGGVHGMEDIAVGENTSPRHPPCDVGCTQSMLGLLNSGLGHDLQTTLKCQSWAKPDTIKLMEILTESWRRGVALLYSNLELLLPLPVRTQPSPLLTPKKVTPPRLQSEPTPPDIHHPQIPLILDQTSPVKVSSGSRLRKKCVPTSDSRSAHSMLVKPYRASLSLRRAHPSVSNITEIVNDKLQTEKAADGLVYHCLDAMTDFMDLMSFVDTSLQSDSSHKAGPCRPGAFLWTGAEVKDGLLDEMREEDGGCRWWCERTLEIQAAVEGLGFHRCLARVSEGWTGSQRLEGEQRGRVMEKLTLPVALPRQSFNVNQTTSCDPSVVERRYDIIRTVLSSRAFCTLGNKQAVAVDYLPVLRTMCQSERTQQGQGRSIHLGLPKATVRLLADDFP, encoded by the exons ATGGTGCCTTGTCATTTTGGGGGGTCTTATGATGAGgtgcctctctctgtgtcacgGTCAACCAGTAGGCTGCACAGATTCAAGCAGAACAGATTCCCTGAAGCAAGAACAAGCCTCATCAAGGATCGCTCCTGCTCAGACCCTCCTAATAATGTAATAGTGATTTCAGACTCAAACTGCTCCAGTGCTGACACGGCATTCAGGGGCAGGGCAGTGATGGGGTCTGTGGACCTGGCTCAAGTCACTAGCCGATGCCATGGAGCAGGAGTTGGACTCGGATCTGGTCAGAGTGAAATAGCATGTACCCTCACAATTCAAACAGCGGTGCAGTCTGCCTCTGGGACAACCAGGGTCTCGGATGAGAAAGTGGCAACCATTTTCACCAGGAAACGGGACACTAATAAGGCCAATAGTCCCCAACACTCACAGAGATGGATTTTGAATTGGTGTTCCAGGTCAACACTTAAACACAACCAGACTGAGAGGAAGGGGTCAATTACTTCTGGCTGGAGAGAGAAGTTGTCAGGGACTGCCCGCAAGGGGTCTCTTGAAGAGGTCAAATTgtctaacccactgttcccagtgaGAAGAGTCTTCACTATGCTGCTGAAGAAATACAAACATAAAATTCTGGAGTCAGAAAGTCCCG AGGCAGAGATAGGCGCTACATCTGCTAGCTTTGTAGGAAAGAGGAAACATCAGAATGAGAAGGAGGATCCTGAAACCGTACACAAGCGCCAAAGGTCTAGCCCGGGATTAGAGGAGACCAGCTTGACTGGGTACAGTCCCTCTTTAGAACACCAAGTCAGGGGGTCTCTTATCCCCTCTTCCAGGGGTCAGCCTGGAAGAAGCAGGCTGAGCCGAACACAAAGACTCAGGCAGCAACAGCGGGAAAGTCGAGGTCTGGGGATAGGTCATGAACTGACCCCTAACCCACCAAACCAAGCAGAATCTCCTCAGAAGGTGTATCCTGCCCAACCACAGCAATGCATTCGGAGAG TTCACAACATTGAGGATTTGCTGTGGACAGAGAAGTACCGCCCTCAGCACTCCAGTGAGGTAATAGGCAATTCTGTCTCTGTAAAGAAGTTACACAG TTGGTTAAAGAAATGGAAACGGAGAGCTGactgtgaagagaggagaaaagagcgAGACAGGAAACTTGAGGAAAACACCAACAGCAatg ACTCGTGGGACTGTGGTGACTTCCAGGGAGAGGCTAGAGTGGAGGAGGACGGGGAGGAAGATCTGTGTAGCACCATGCTGATCACAGGACCTCCAGGGATCGGCAAGACTGCCTCAGTATACGCCTGCGCTCAGGAGCTAGGCTTCAAG GTGTTCGAAGTGAACGCCTCCTCCCAGCGCAGTGGTCGCCACATCCTCACTCAACTGAAGGAGGCCACCCAATCTCACCTGGTGGAGATCCAGGGAAGCACCACCTTCAAACCATCTCATCTCAGTAGCTACAACAACACTTCAACTAAATCTGACACAGTAGCTG GTAAAGTGGCCTCTCCAAGAAAGGTTTTCTCATCCTATAGGAAGAGGCCTCAGCCCCCTCGTAGCTCCCACCATAAGAGAGGTGGCAGTGCAGCCTCCATGATGCTGGCTAACTTCTTCAAGAAGAAGAGTAATGCAGAGATCACAAACTTAGATGGCCCTTCGTTATCTACAAAACAGGATGAGCACCTACCAAACA GTTTTGTCTCTCTCAAGACTGTGAAGAAGGCAGATATTATTAACCCTCCGTTAGTCAGTCAACTGTCACCAGACATTGAAGAGCCACCAACAGGTAGCCGGAGTAAAAGGATGTCCACATCACTCATTCTATTTGAAGAG GTTGACGTTGTATTTGATGATGATGTGGGATTCCTCACAGCAATCAAGACCTTCATGACGACAACCAAGAGACCTGTGATACTGACcactagtg ATCCCTCCTTCAAGGCAAAGTTTGACGGCAACTTTGAAGCGATCCTTTTTAAAACCCCTTCAGTA GTGAACGTTTGCAGTTATCTGCAGCTGCTGTGTCTGGCTGAGAACATCAGGATGGATGCTGGGGACATCACCTCTCTGGTGACCCTGAACCAGATGGACATCAGACGTAGCCTATTGCAGCTGCAGCTCTGGGTCTGCAGTGGAGGAGGACAAGCATCTCAGAGGGCAACCCCACTGAAGGACCCTGCAGGTGGTGTGCATGGAA TGGAAGACATTGCAGTGGGTGAAAATACTTCTCCCCGCCATCCGCCCTGTGACGTGGGCTGCACTCAGAGCATGCTGGGGCTCCTGAACTCTGGCCTCGGCCATGACCTGCAGACCACTCTAAAG TGCCAGTCCTGGGCTAAACCAGACACCATCAAGCTGATGGAGATCCTTActgagagctggaggagaggtgtAGCTTTGCTCTACTCAAACCTAGAGCTCCTCCTTCCCCTACCAGTCAGGACCCAGCCcagtcctctcctcaccccaaaGAAAGTGACTCCCCCTAGGCTTCAGAGTGAGCCAACACCCCCTGACATCCACCACCCTCAGATCCCACTGATCCTGGATCAGACCAGTCCAGTTAAGGTGTCCTCTGGCTCCAGGCTGAGAAAGAAATGTGTGCCAACATCTGATTCCAGATCAGCTCACAGCATGTTAGTAAAGCCTTACAGAGCCTCACTGTCTCTGAGGAGGGCTCATCCAAGTGTATCAAATATTACTGAGATTGTTAATGACAAACTTCAAACTGAGAAGGCGGCAGATGGCTTGGTGTACCACTGCTTAGATGCAATGACTGACTTTATGGACCTCATGTCCTTTGTTGATACCTCTCTACAGAGTGATTCTTCACATAAGGCTGGCCCATGCAGACCAGGGGCTTTTCTCTGGACAGGGGCAGAGGTTAAGGATGGACTGctagatgagatgagagaggaggatgggggctgTAGGTGGTGGTGTGAGAGGACTTTGGAGATCCAGGCTGCAGTAGAGGGCCTGGGCTTCCACAGGTGCCTTGCCAGGGTGTCTGAGGGGTGGACTGGATCCCAGAGGCTGGAGGGGGAGCAGAGGGGGAGGGTGATGGAGAAACTCACCCTCCCTGTCGCCCTACCCAGACAAAGTTTCAATGTCAATCAGACCACTTCCTGTGATCCTAG TGTGGTCGAAAGGAGATATGACATCATCAGAACCGTCCTCTCAAGCAGAGCCTTTTGCACCTTGGGAAACAAGCAAGCTGTTGCTGTGGACTACCTGCCTGTCCTCCGCACCATGTGCCAATCAGAGAGAACTCAGCAGGGCCAAGGCCG CAGTATTCACCTTGGCCTCCCTAAGGCTACTGTGAGACTCCTTGCAGATGATTTCCCATGA
- the tefm gene encoding transcription elongation factor, mitochondrial, producing the protein MWVFRRFMSLIARRGQYGLFYQPQGSLPKLEFRYLNCTCCWRSRIPVAGFETLNNTLSSSTTPCDDKSLDAYYTSEQRGVILQLLNNAAESELAAVKLLRGRKSVNIVEYRTRNGPFKNLESVTNVPLLKHKSAVIVFNSILNPPEKKEKRKVKIQLAKFIRPEVERTWLEDANSIVSIVCGVNKIAWAHMDRGMNVLEWKHEDCHNFLKGTYMASAYLDDISSVVSHLPTADFFVVEKTSISLQNTALYPVMAHMRTVEAMLFALLEPRYTQPDITAPPKVLNMMRTAVGRHFGLMVGDSRTSGAQTLQQMMTESVTQKIPRVTFPHNLLVKYRNSFQMGGRSRGEELCDAMLQAVAFYELLSESS; encoded by the exons ATGTGGGTTTTTAGGCGATTTATGTCTTTAATCGCCCGGAGAG GGCAGTATGGCTTATTCTACCAACCCCAGGGCTCACTCCCCAAACTAGAATTCCGGTATCTCAACTGCACGTGCTGCTGGAGGAGTCGGATCCCAGTCGCAGGCTTTGAAACCCTTAATAACACCCTCTCTTCATCTACTACTCCTTGCGACGACAAGTCGCTGGACGCATACTACACGTCAGAGCAGCGAGGTGTCATTCTGCAGCTCCTCAACAATGCGGCAGAGTCAGAGCTTGCTGCTGTCAAGCTCCTTCGTGGCCGCAAGTCTGTCAACATTGTGGAATACAGGACTAGAAATGGACCGTTTAAAAATCTCGAAAGCGTCACAAATGTGCCGCTTCTGAAACACAAAAGTGCTGTCATTGTCTTCAACTCCATCCTCAACCCTCCGGAGAAGAAGGAGAAAAGAAAAGTAAAGATCCAGCTAGCCaagttcatcagaccagaggtggAAAGGACCTGGCTAGAG GATGCAAATTCCATAGTGTCCATTGTGTGTGGAGTGAATAAAATAGCCTGGGCGCACATGGATCGTGGCATGAACGTGTTGGAGTGGAAACATGAGGATTGCCACAACTTTCTGAAGGGAACCTACATGGCTTCTGCCTACTTGGATGAC ATATCCAGTGTGGTATCCCACCTCCCCACAGCTGACTTCTTCGTTGTGGAAAAGACATCCATCTCCCTTCAAAACACTGCCCTGTACCCAGTAATGGCTCACATGCGTACAGTGGAGGCTATGCTATTCGCCCTGCTGGAGCCCCGCTACACCCAGCCTGACATCACTGCTCCACCGAAGGTGCTCAACATGATGCGCACCGCCGTCGGCCGCCATTTTGGCCTCATGGTGGGTGACTCCCGCACCAGCGGGGCCCAGACGTTGCAACAGATGATGACGGAGTCAGTGACTCAGAAGATTCCGAGGGTGACATTCCCTCACAACCTGTTGGTGAAATACAGGAATTCCTTCCAGATGGGCGGGCGGAGTCGGGGGGAGGAGCTGTGTGACGCCATGTTGCAGGCTGTGGCGTTTTACGAGCTGCTCAGTGAATCGAGTTAA